One genomic region from Strix uralensis isolate ZFMK-TIS-50842 chromosome 19, bStrUra1, whole genome shotgun sequence encodes:
- the RNF222 gene encoding RING finger protein 222: protein MSETSSSKESPPAECPVCYEKFHPLEAMHRKLSCGHTFCHDCLVKCLLSTKLDGQVQSSIICPVCRYVTFLSKKKALWSPKAGTNPQTLEMPLSPSSLSHLTKMEASNTLVVPSHFVMPVQSFDQCCSPGNSPADSQGVPGELAREAHIFVISDHGMPLVDADCGSLGRRSRAETRSSVSSSSALGVKCCQSPIALAVLLILTVAMLAAVLPWLLLVKKDS, encoded by the coding sequence ATGTCTGAGACCTCATCCAGCAAGGAGAGTCCCCCAGCCGAGTGCCCCGTGTGCTACGAGAAGTTTCACCCACTGGAGGCCATGCACCGCAAGCTCAGCTGTGGGCACACCTTTTGCCATGACTGCCTGGTGAAATGCCTGCTCTCCACCAAGCTCGATGGCCAGGTCCAGAGCAGCATCATCTGCCCTGTCTGCCGCTACGTGACTTTCCTCAGTAAGAAGAAGGCTCTATGGTCGCCCAAGGCAGGCACCAACCCCCAGACACTGGAGATGCCTCTATCACCTTCCTCCTTGTCCCATCTGACCAAAATGGAGGCCAGCAACACCTTGGTGGTGCCCAGTCATTTTGTGATGCCGGTACAGAGCTTTGACCAGTGCTGCAGCCCAGGAAACAGCCCTGCGGACTCGCAGGGGGTCCCAGGAGAGCTGGCACGAGAAGCCCACATCTTTGTCATCAGTGACCATGGAATGCCACTGGTGGATGCGGACTGTGGCTccctggggaggagaagcagagcGGAAACACGGAGCTCGGTGTCAtccagctcagccctgggggTGAAATGCTGCCAGTCACCCATCGCCCTCGCTGTCCTCCTCATCTTGACTGTGGCCATGCTGGCGGCTGTGCTCCCTTGGCTACTGCTGGTGAAGAAGGACTCATAG